TGCTGCACAAGACCGGCCTGTCCGGCGACCGCCAGGTGCTGCTGGCGGCCGCCTACCGCACGTCGACCAAGGTCGTGAACAACGCGGGTGGGGTTCCCCCGAAGTACAGCGACTACGCCACCCGCGTCGCCCACTACCTCAAGGAGTACACGCCGCCCGGGAAGAAGTGACCCTGAGAGGTCCGAGGTACCGCTCGCACGGAAACCGGCGTCACGGTGGTCGTGTCCCCCCACGGGACGATCCCGGGCTCGCGCTCCTCCTGCCGACCGCGACCGGGCGGCCTCCGGCTTCCTCGGGGGAGAGCCGGAGGCCGTTGTCCCTCGACAACACGCCGATTTTTGCCTGCCCTTGGGCTTTCCTCGCCCGCGCTTTCTACCCTGGCCCCAGATTCCGCAGGGGGCGAGTCGGGGGAGGAAGCCGCCATGCACAGCATCATCGTCGTGCCCATGGAAAGCGCGTGCCCGGACGATCACTTTCACCTCGACCCCGGTGACGCGCTGCGCTTCGGCCGTACGGCACGCCCGCGTGGCCCGCACCTGACCATCGCTCACGAGGGCGTCTCCCGCGAGGCGGGCGAGATCACCGCCGCGGGCGCCTACTGGCGGCTCAGCAATCTGAGCGGGGCGCAGACGTACGTCGTCGAGAACCCGGAAGGCGCCGGCGAGCACATCAAGGTGCCGCCGGGCCGGCTCGACGCCCCCGTTCCCTTCGAGTTCTCGCGCGTGGTCCTGCCGGCCGGAAGCGATCTGCTGAGCTTCGACGTCTGGGCCCCGCGCCACGACTATCTGGACCGGCCCGGCCCCAGGGCCGGAGCACCCACCGCGTCCGCGTTCCCGCTCGACCGCGGCAAACGGTACTTCCAGGTCCTGGTCGCCCTGTGCGCGTCCCGACTGCGGGGTGAGCCGCACGCCGCGCTGCCCACGGCCGAGGAACTCGTGGAGCGGCTCCGGCCGTTCTGGCCGTCGGTCTCCCCCGCTTCCGTGGCGTGGAACATCGACTACCTGGCGGTCAAGCTGCGCCTCAAACCGGCTCCGGACTCGGTGCCGGGCGGCGGTCCCCGCCTCAACGGCAAGAAGGAACGGCTGGTCTCCCTGGCCCTGCGCTTCGACCTGGTACGGGAGGACGATCTGACGCTGCTGACCGGGAAGTCCGGGGCCGCCCGATGAGCGCCGAGTCGTCGTACTCCGTGCGGGTACCGCGGGGCTATCGCGTCGGTGCGTGGGAGATCGTGGAGCCCATCGCGTCCGGTGCCTTCGGGAGCGTCTACGCCGCCCGGTGCGCCGAGCCCGCCGAGGGCCTCCCGGCCGAGGCCGCGCTGAAGTTCCTGCCGACCGGCACGCAGACCCCACGCCAACTACGGCATCTGCGCGAACTCGCCGAGCGCGAGACGGAGTTGTTGCGCCGGCTGCGGCGTCCGCGCCTGATCAGGATGTACGAGGCGCTCACGGTCGACGATGCCGGACGTCCGGGCCTCGACGGCGCCACGGTCCTCGTACTGGAACGCGCCGAGGGCTCCCTCGACCAGCTGCTGGACCGGCTGTCGGCCCGGCGCGGCGCACCGGCCGACCACGCGGTGGCCGTCCCGGGCGGGCCGTCCCTGGTCGCCCAGATCTGCGAGGGGGTCGCCCATCTGCACCACGCGGGCTGGGTGCACGGGGATCTCAAGCCGGCCAACGTGCTGCTGATGGCGGACGGTTCGGTCCGGCTCGCGGACTTCAACCTGGCGGCCGAGCTGGACGGCACCCACGCCTACTCCCCCGCGTTCACGACCTCCGACTACAGCCCGCCCGAACTCCTGTGGGCCGAGGTCGGCGAGCGCGGCCACCAGACCCGCCCCACCGCCGACATCTGGGCCTTCGGCATCCTCGCCCACCTGGTGCTGACCGGCAGCCCGCCGTTCCCCGGGGCGAACCCCACGGCCCGCCGGGAAGCTGTACAGCGTTACGCGAAGGGCCGGGACGAGCTGCGTCTGTCGCCCGAACTCCCGGACGTCTGGCGGCAGATCGTCACCGACTGCCTCGCGCCCACGCACGCCGACCGGGCACCGCACTCCGCGCAGAGCCTGCTGCGCCGGGTCGAGGCCGCGGCCGGGGCGGCACGCTCCCCGCGGCTGCCCCGGCTCAAGCCGAGACGCGGCCCCCATCCGGCCGTCCTCTGGTCGCTTCTGGCGGTAGCCGCGGTGTCGCTGGCCACGGCCGGTCTCCTCGCCCTGCGCGAGCCCGCGCCTCAGGGGTACGCACGCTGCGACCAGGGCGACGTCTGCTTCTTCACACGGCCGGACGGACAGGGCGAGATGTGCGCCTGGTACGAGTACGACGACGACTGGGTCGGCGGCATCGTGACCTGCGACTGGGCGAAGACCACCCGGCCCAGGTCGGCCTTCAACAACGGCTACGTCGGGGATCCGCACCACGACGTCAGGCTCTTCCGCGAGGCCGGCCGGAAGACGCCGTTCGGCTGCGTCCAGGAACTCCAGAAGGTCAACTTCCCCGATCCCGGCGGCCTGGTGATCCGCTCTCATGAATGGGTGCGCTCCTGCTGAACCGGCGGTCGTGGTGCCGGTCGCCCCTACAACTTTCGAGGTTCCCCCATCCCGACCGGCACCGGATGGTTGGTGAGTCCGCAACGAGGTGCGGCCGAAGAACACGAACGACAACGGGGAGACGCAGATGAAGACCACGGACCCGGCCCGACGTCGCGGGGCGGCCGTCGCCCTCGCGGCCGGCGCGCTCGCCCTCTCCTTCGGCGTGGAGTCCACCGCCGTGGCCGACGAGGTCTCGGCGACCGCCAAGCCCAAGTTCCAGATGCCGTTCGCCTGCGGCACGCACTGGCGGCTCGACACCTACGACAGCGGCCACAACCCGGCGCTGGACATCGTGGTGAAGGGGAACACGGGATCGTCCGGCAAGAACGTGCTGGCCGGTTACAAGGGCAAGGTGGCCCGCACCTTCTGGGACCGCGGTGCCGGCAACGTCATCGTCATCAACCACGGCAGCGGCTGGTACACCGCGTACTACCACCTCAGGGACAGCCACGACAGGTACGTCCAGGAGGGCGACAACGTCGTCGCGGGGACCAGGATCGGCCACATCGGCGCGACGGGCGCCAACAGCGGTGGCTGGGCGCACCTGCACTACGAGCAGCGTTACAAGGCGAACGGCATCCCGACCGAGGCCGACCGTGAGGCCGTGCACTTCAACGGCACGAAGTACTCGGGCACGGGCGAGACATGGAAGGACGTCGTCAGCAACAACTGCTAGGGCCCGGCAACTGCGGGTGGTTGAAGCGTGCTTGTTTATTGCAGTGATCTCGGCCGCGGTCGGAGGGAAGATACACGCACCCGCACATGCAGCGGATCGCCGCGCATGCCGCAGACAAGGAAGGCTCCCACGTGAGACCCACCCGTGCCGCCCTGACCCTCGTGGCCACCGCCCTGGCCCCGGCCCTCCTGCTGGCCGCCCCGGCCTTCGCCGCCGGCTCGGCGCCGTCGCCCGCCACCGCCGTGGCGACGGCCGCCGCGGCCGGCTCCGGCGTCGACGACATGTCCGACGACGACGTCCGAGTCGCGATCATGCGCATCATCGGCGACCCGAACACGGGCAGGGCCGTGTACGCCGCAGCGCAGAAGGCCATGGACGGCACCATCGAGGACCAGCGGTACTTCCTGGAGACGGGCCGCTGGATCGCCCAGGCCGAGGACGACCGGGTCGCGATCGCCCGCATCCTCGGCACGGCCGACCCGAAGACCGACAAGGCGGTCATCAGGGAGGCCAACAAGGCCCTCGACACCAACACCCCGCAGGCGTTGCGCGCGTTCCTGGAGACCGGGTACCGCCTGGCCCGGGCCGAGGACGACCGCGTCCGCGTCGCCCGCATCCTGGCCGACCCGACGATCAGCGACGCGCTCCGGGCGGCGGCGGAAGACGCCATCGACGGAACGCCGGAGGAACTGCGGTACTTCCTGGAGGTCGGGCAGTACGAGACCGCATAGAGAAGCTCCACGAAGAGGGCCCGGGCACGGGTGGGAACACCGGTGCCCGGGCCCTTCGGGGTCCGGGAGCCCGACCCTGAAATGTTTGAGGTACCGCTGGTCACGGCCTTGATCCAGGGTGATGTCGAGGACATCGACCAGGAGGTAGATCCATGAAGCGAGTACGAGCACCGCGTACCAAGGCCGGCCTCGTCACGGGAGTGACGCTCCTCGCGGGGCTGGGCCTCGGCGTCACCACCGCACCGGTGCAGGCGGCCGAACCCAGCGCCTACAGCTGCCCCTCGGGGGACATCTGCTTCTACTCGAACGACGACGGCACCGGCGACCGGTGCAACTGGGACGGGAACGACAGCGACTGGCGCAACGGAGCCATCAGGTGCTCGTGGTCCGCGGACAAGAACGTGCGGTCCGTCTTCAACAACGGCACCAGCGGGATGGCCGTCGTCTACTACAGCGGCGCCAATTACGAGACCCGCAAGGGCTGCACCACGAAGGGCAAGAAGGGCAACTTGGCGGGCACGTACAAGCTGCGGTCCCACAAGTGGGTGTCGGGCTGCTGACATGGCAGGCATCCGAGCCATGCTGATCGGCGTCGCGGTCGCGGCACTGACAGCCGTCACGGTGCCGGCGACGGCCGCCTCCCGGGCGGCGAACTGCCCGGCGGGGTCCGTCTGCGTCTACAGCGGGCCCGACGGCGGTGGCAACCTCGCAGGCCCGCGGGTGTGCGTCGAACCCGTCACGACCGTGAATGTCGTCGGACGGTTCGCCTCGCACCGTTGGGTGGACCGCTGCTGAACCGCACGTGTGGCGGGCCGCACCCGGAACAGGGGGTGGCCCGCTACTCGCACGTGACGTACGAGCCCGCGATAGCCTCTCGTCAACTGGGGTGAACAACCCCGCGTGTTGTGACATCGGGGGTTCCATGTCGGAGCAGCGGCCCACGCCGCCACACTCTCCAGCATCCGCCGACGCCTCCCTGGCGCAGGCGGGTGCCACGCCCTTGCGGTCGTCGGATCCCAGCCGTATCGGGCCGTACATACCGCTCGGGCTCCTCGGCAGCGGCGGTATGGGTCACGTCTACCTCGCCCGCCCCTCCGACGGCTCCGCCGGGCTCGCCGCCGTGAAGGTGATCCGTCCCGAGTACGCCGAGGACGCCCGGTTCCGGCGGCGCTTCGAGCGGGAGGCCGCCGTGCACTCCCGGGTGCACACCCCGCGTACGCCCCAGCTCCTCGGCACCGGGTTCGACGACTCGCTGCTGTGGATGGGGACGCAGTACCTGCCCGGCCTGAACCTCGCCGAGGCGGTCCGCGAGTGCGGCCGGCTGGAGCGTGCCGGGGTCTGGCGGCTGATCGCCGAGCTCGGGCAGGCCCTGGCGGCACTGGCCGCCGCCGACGTCGTGCACCGCGACCTCAAGCCGTCCAACGTCGTCCTGTCCCTCCAGGGCGTCTACGTCATCGACTTCGGCATCGCCCAGGCCGCCGACGGCAGCGCCATCACCTCGACCGGGAGCCGCGTCGGCACGCCCGCCTTCATGGCACCGGAGTATCTGCGCGAGGGCCACTGCGACACCGCCTCGGACGTCTTCTCGCTCGCCGGGAGCCTGATCTACGCCGCCACCGGGCACGCCCCGTTCGGCGACGGCACCGGCGTCGACGTGATGCACCGGGTGGCGTTCGAGGAGCCCAAGCAGGACATCATGGCCGAACTCTCGGCCGTGGACCCCGCGTTGGCCGCCCTGATGGCCGCCTGCCTCGCCAAGGACCCCGCCGCCCGGCCCCTTCCGCGGCAGCTCATCGAGGCCGCCACGGCCGCCGGGCACAAGCACGGCACCCCGCCCGCCTGGCACGAACCCCTGCGCGACCGGCTGCTCGCCCGCCGGCAGGCCTGCGAGGTGCTGGAACGGGTCGCCGTCGAGGAGACCGTGCAGTTGCGCACGCCGGTGGCGCCGCCGATGTTCCCAGGCTCCGCCTCCGGGACAGGGCCGGTCTTCGGGCAGCCCACACCGCCCACAGCACCCACGGCACCCACGGCACCCACGCCACACACGGTGCCCGCGGCACACGCAGCGCCCACGCCGGCCTGGCAGCACCCCACGCCCGACCGGACCCGGGCCCCCGAAGGCAGCCGCCCGCGCCGCAAGCGCAAGGTTCTTCTCGCCGTCGCCGCGAGTCTCGCCGTGTGCGCCGTCGCCGCCGGCGCCTTCCTGCTCACCCGGCCGCCCATGGACGAGACGGCCTCGGCCGCGCCCACGGCGACCGACAGCGCGGCCCCCGGCGGCGCGCGGGCGTTGGCGCCGCCCGGCGAGTCCGCCTCTCCCTCCGGCAAGAAGAAGGAGTCGGAGAAGGCCGAGCCGCGGGAGTCGGACGCCGGCGCCTCCGAGAGCGCGAGCGCGACAGCCGCCGCGGGCGAGGGCGGAACCCGGCCGACCCCCGGCGACAAGCCCTCGGCCACGTCCGGCAACGGCGAAGGCGGCGGCAGCACCCCGGCCGACACCCCCACGCCGACGGCGCCCACCACGCCCGCCACCCCGCCCTGGATCTCCCAGTGCACGTACTACTCCGGCACCGAGCTGACCGTCCGCGGCAACCGGGGCCAGCGCGTGGTCCAGGTTCAGTGCATGCTCACCAAGCGCGGCTACAGCGTCGGTTCGTCGGGCGTCGACGGCGAGTTCGGCAGCGCCACGCTGGCCGCCGTGAAGCAGTTCCAGGGCGCCAAGGGCCTGGAGGTCGACGGCGAGGTCGGCCCCAACACCTGGGCAGCGCTGCGCAGTTCGACATGAGGCGGGCCCGCCGTTCACCGAACGACGGGCCCCCGGAAGCAAATACCGCTCAGTGGAAGAAGTGGCGCGTCCCCGTGAAGTACATCGTGACGCCCGCCTTCTTCGCGGCCTCGACCACCAGCTCGTCGCGGACCGAACCGCCGGGCTGGACCACGGCCTTCACGCCGGCCGCGGTGAGGATCTCCAGACCGTCGGGGAAGGGGAAGAAGGCGTCGGAGGCGGCGTAGGAACCCTGCGCGCGCTCGGCGCCGGCCCGCTCGACCGCCAGCTTCGCGGAGTCGACACGGTTGACCTGGCCCATGCCGACGCCGACCGAGGCGCCGTCCTTGGCGAGGAGGATCGCGTTGGACTTGACGGCCCGGCACGCCTTCCAGGCGAAGGCCAGCTCGGCCAGCTCCTCGGCGGACAGGGCCTCGCCGGTCGCCAGGGTCCAGTTCGCCGGGTCGTCGCCGTCGGCATGGAGGCGGTCGGTGACCTGGAGGAGGGCGCCGCCGTCGACGGGCTTGATCTCGACGGGGTTGCCCGGGCCCTCGGGGCAGCGCAGCACGCGGATGTTCTTCTTCTTGGCGAGGGCTTCCAGGGCGCCGTCCTCGTAGTCCGGCGCGACGATGACCTCGGTGAAGATCTCGGCGACCTGCTCCGCCAGCTCCTTGCTGACCGGGCGGTTGACCGCGATCACGCCGCCGAACGCCGACAGCGGGTCACAGGCGTGCGCCTTGCGGTGCGCCTCGGCGACGTCCGCGCCGGTCGCGATGCCGCAGGGGTTCGCGTGCTTGATGATCGCGACGGCCGGCTCGGCGTGGTCGTACGCGGCACGGCGGGCGGCGTCCGTGTCCGTGTAGTTGTTGTACGACATCTCCTTGCCGTGCAGCTGCTCGGCCTGCGCGAGACCGCTGCCGCTGCCGTCCACGTACAGCGCGGCGGGCTGGTGCGGGTTCTCGCCGTAGCGCAGGGTGTTCTCGCGCTCCCAGGTGGCGCCGAGGAAATCGGGGAACTGCGACTCGTCGACGGGGGCGTAGGAGGAGGCGAACCAGCTGGCCACCGCGACGTCGTACGCCGCCGTGTGCTGGAAGGCCTCGGCCGCGAGCCGCTTGCGGGTGGCGAGGTCGAAGCCGCCGTCGCGGACCGCGCCGAGGACGTCGGCGTAGCGGGCGGGGCTGGTGACGACCGCCACCGACGGGTGGTTCTTGGCGGCGGCGCGCACCATCGACGGGCCGCCGATGTCGATCTGCTCGACGCACTCGTCGGGGGTGGCGCCGGAGGCGACGGTCTCGCGGAACGGGTAGAGGTTCACGACGACCAGGTCGAACGGCTCGACGCCCAGCTCGGCCAGCTGCCGCTGGTGGTCCTCCAGGCGCAGGTCGGCGAGGATGCCGGCGTGCACGCGCGGGTGCAGCGTCTTGACGCGGCCGTCCAGGCACTCGGGGAAGCCGGTGAGCTCCTCGACCTTGGTGACGGGGACACCGGCCGCGGCGATCTTCGCGGCCGTGGAGCCGGTGGAGACGAGCTCGACGCCCGCCTCGTGCAGGCCGCGCGCGAGGTCTTCGAGACCGGTCTTGTCGTAGACGCTGACGAGCGCCCGTCGAATGGCCCGCTTGTTGCTCTCGGCGGTCACTGGATAACTACCTTTCGTCCCTCAATGCGATAGCCGTTGCGGGCGAGCCGCCCCACGACCTCGACGAGCAGCCTTCGCTCGACTTCCTTGATGCGCTCGTGCAGAGCGCTCTCGTCGTCCTCGTTGCGGACCTCGACCACGCCCTGAGCGATGATCGGCCCGGTGTCGACGCCGTCGTCGACGAAGTGGACGGTGCAGCCGGTGACCTTGGCGCCGTACGCGAGGGCGTCACGGACGCCGTGGGCGCCGGGAAAACTGGGGAGCAGGGCCGGGTGGGTGTTGACGAACCGGCCGCCGAAGCGGGCGAGGAACTCCTTGCCCACGATCTTCATGAACCCGGCGGAGATCACGAGGTCGGGCTCGTGGGCGGAGACGGCGTCGGCGAGGGCGGCGTCCCACTCCTCACGCCCGGCGTGGTCCTTGACCTTGCACACGAAGGTCGGCAGCCCCGCGCGC
The DNA window shown above is from Streptomyces chartreusis and carries:
- a CDS encoding ALF repeat-containing protein; the protein is MRPTRAALTLVATALAPALLLAAPAFAAGSAPSPATAVATAAAAGSGVDDMSDDDVRVAIMRIIGDPNTGRAVYAAAQKAMDGTIEDQRYFLETGRWIAQAEDDRVAIARILGTADPKTDKAVIREANKALDTNTPQALRAFLETGYRLARAEDDRVRVARILADPTISDALRAAAEDAIDGTPEELRYFLEVGQYETA
- a CDS encoding protein kinase domain-containing protein, which translates into the protein MSEQRPTPPHSPASADASLAQAGATPLRSSDPSRIGPYIPLGLLGSGGMGHVYLARPSDGSAGLAAVKVIRPEYAEDARFRRRFEREAAVHSRVHTPRTPQLLGTGFDDSLLWMGTQYLPGLNLAEAVRECGRLERAGVWRLIAELGQALAALAAADVVHRDLKPSNVVLSLQGVYVIDFGIAQAADGSAITSTGSRVGTPAFMAPEYLREGHCDTASDVFSLAGSLIYAATGHAPFGDGTGVDVMHRVAFEEPKQDIMAELSAVDPALAALMAACLAKDPAARPLPRQLIEAATAAGHKHGTPPAWHEPLRDRLLARRQACEVLERVAVEETVQLRTPVAPPMFPGSASGTGPVFGQPTPPTAPTAPTAPTPHTVPAAHAAPTPAWQHPTPDRTRAPEGSRPRRKRKVLLAVAASLAVCAVAAGAFLLTRPPMDETASAAPTATDSAAPGGARALAPPGESASPSGKKKESEKAEPRESDAGASESASATAAAGEGGTRPTPGDKPSATSGNGEGGGSTPADTPTPTAPTTPATPPWISQCTYYSGTELTVRGNRGQRVVQVQCMLTKRGYSVGSSGVDGEFGSATLAAVKQFQGAKGLEVDGEVGPNTWAALRSST
- the purH gene encoding bifunctional phosphoribosylaminoimidazolecarboxamide formyltransferase/IMP cyclohydrolase; the encoded protein is MTAESNKRAIRRALVSVYDKTGLEDLARGLHEAGVELVSTGSTAAKIAAAGVPVTKVEELTGFPECLDGRVKTLHPRVHAGILADLRLEDHQRQLAELGVEPFDLVVVNLYPFRETVASGATPDECVEQIDIGGPSMVRAAAKNHPSVAVVTSPARYADVLGAVRDGGFDLATRKRLAAEAFQHTAAYDVAVASWFASSYAPVDESQFPDFLGATWERENTLRYGENPHQPAALYVDGSGSGLAQAEQLHGKEMSYNNYTDTDAARRAAYDHAEPAVAIIKHANPCGIATGADVAEAHRKAHACDPLSAFGGVIAVNRPVSKELAEQVAEIFTEVIVAPDYEDGALEALAKKKNIRVLRCPEGPGNPVEIKPVDGGALLQVTDRLHADGDDPANWTLATGEALSAEELAELAFAWKACRAVKSNAILLAKDGASVGVGMGQVNRVDSAKLAVERAGAERAQGSYAASDAFFPFPDGLEILTAAGVKAVVQPGGSVRDELVVEAAKKAGVTMYFTGTRHFFH
- the purN gene encoding phosphoribosylglycinamide formyltransferase; this translates as MAAKPVAKRLVVLVSGSGTNLQALLDEIAAVGPEAYGAEIVAVGADRENIEGLARAERAGLPTFVCKVKDHAGREEWDAALADAVSAHEPDLVISAGFMKIVGKEFLARFGGRFVNTHPALLPSFPGAHGVRDALAYGAKVTGCTVHFVDDGVDTGPIIAQGVVEVRNEDDESALHERIKEVERRLLVEVVGRLARNGYRIEGRKVVIQ
- a CDS encoding protein kinase domain-containing protein, giving the protein MSAESSYSVRVPRGYRVGAWEIVEPIASGAFGSVYAARCAEPAEGLPAEAALKFLPTGTQTPRQLRHLRELAERETELLRRLRRPRLIRMYEALTVDDAGRPGLDGATVLVLERAEGSLDQLLDRLSARRGAPADHAVAVPGGPSLVAQICEGVAHLHHAGWVHGDLKPANVLLMADGSVRLADFNLAAELDGTHAYSPAFTTSDYSPPELLWAEVGERGHQTRPTADIWAFGILAHLVLTGSPPFPGANPTARREAVQRYAKGRDELRLSPELPDVWRQIVTDCLAPTHADRAPHSAQSLLRRVEAAAGAARSPRLPRLKPRRGPHPAVLWSLLAVAAVSLATAGLLALREPAPQGYARCDQGDVCFFTRPDGQGEMCAWYEYDDDWVGGIVTCDWAKTTRPRSAFNNGYVGDPHHDVRLFREAGRKTPFGCVQELQKVNFPDPGGLVIRSHEWVRSC
- a CDS encoding M23 family metallopeptidase, which produces MKTTDPARRRGAAVALAAGALALSFGVESTAVADEVSATAKPKFQMPFACGTHWRLDTYDSGHNPALDIVVKGNTGSSGKNVLAGYKGKVARTFWDRGAGNVIVINHGSGWYTAYYHLRDSHDRYVQEGDNVVAGTRIGHIGATGANSGGWAHLHYEQRYKANGIPTEADREAVHFNGTKYSGTGETWKDVVSNNC
- a CDS encoding peptidase inhibitor family I36 protein, whose translation is MAGIRAMLIGVAVAALTAVTVPATAASRAANCPAGSVCVYSGPDGGGNLAGPRVCVEPVTTVNVVGRFASHRWVDRC
- a CDS encoding peptidase inhibitor family I36 protein, which produces MKRVRAPRTKAGLVTGVTLLAGLGLGVTTAPVQAAEPSAYSCPSGDICFYSNDDGTGDRCNWDGNDSDWRNGAIRCSWSADKNVRSVFNNGTSGMAVVYYSGANYETRKGCTTKGKKGNLAGTYKLRSHKWVSGC